Proteins from one Camelina sativa cultivar DH55 chromosome 8, Cs, whole genome shotgun sequence genomic window:
- the LOC104706392 gene encoding myosin-17 isoform X2: MDIVGISEEEQDAIFRVVAAILHLGNVNFAKGKEIDSSVLKDDKSRYHLDVCAELLRCDAKKMEDALIKRVMVTPEEVITRTLDPDSATGSRDALAKTIYSRLFDWLVNKINISIGQDPNSKTIIGVLDIYGFESFKINSFEQFCINFTNEKLQQHFNQHVFKMEQEDYTKEEINWSYIEFVDNKDVLDLIEKKPGGVIALLDEACMFPKSTHETFAQKLYQTFKNNKRFTKPKLSRTNFAISHYAGEVTYQADLFLDKNKDYVVAEHQDLLIASSDTFVAGLFPRLAEETSSKTKFSSIGSRFKLQLQSLMETLSSTEPHYIRCVKPNNVLKPAIFENVNVIQQLRCGGVLEAIRISCAGYPTKRTFYEFLNRFGILAPEVLEGNYDDKVACKMLLDKIGLKGYELGKTKVFLRAGQMAELDARRAEVLGNAARRIQRQSRTFIARKEFRALRGAAIVLQSNCRGKLACNLYEEMRRQAAAVNIQKGFRRHTARESYLRVRHSAITVQTALRGMVARNEFRFRKEMKAATIIQARLRSHLAHSYYKKLQKAALSTQCGWRSRVARKELRTLKMAARDTGALREAKDKLEKRVEELTWRLQLEKRQRTELEQTKAQEFAKQQEALQAMRLQVEEANAAVIREREAARKAIEEAPPVIKETPVLVEDTEKINSLISEVEALKASLQAERQAAENLKKAFSEAEARNSELATELENATRKADQLHESVQRLEEKLTNSESEIQVLRQQALAISPTSRSMPARSKTMLLPRTPENGNLLNGETKTTPDMTLAVREPESEEKPQKYLNERQQENQDLLVKCISQNLGYAGGKPVAACVIYKCLLHWRSFEVERTSVFDRIIQTIASAIEVPDNNEVLAYWLSNSATLLLLLQRTLKATGAASLTPQRRRTTSASLFGRMSQGLRGSPQSAGLSFLNRQGLTKLDDLRQVEAKYPALLFKQQLTAFLEKIYGMIRDNLKKEISPLLGLCIQAPRTSRASLVKGRAQANAVAQQALIAHWQSIRKSLNSYLNLMKTNNAPPFLVRKVFTQIFSFINVQLFNSLLLRRECCSFSNGEYVKAGLAELEQWCVEATDEYAGSAWDELRHIRQAVGFLVIHQKPKKTLDEITRELCPVLSIQQLYRISTMYWDDKYGTHSVSSDVIANMRVMMTEDSNNAVSSSFLLDDDSSIPFTVEDISKSMQQVDVNDIEPPQLIRENSGFGFLLTRKEGSTS, encoded by the exons ATGGATATTGTTGGTATCAGTGAAGAGGAACAG GATGCAATTTTTAGAGTTGTTGCTGCAATCCTGCATCTAGGTAATGTCAATTTTGCGAAAGGAAAAGAGATTGACTCCTCAGTTTTGAAGGATGACAAATCAAGATATCATCTGGATGTATGTGCTGAACTTCTTAG GTGTGATGCAAAGAAAATGGAAGATGCATTGATAAAACGTGTAATGGTGACACCAGAAGAGGTTATTACAAGAACACTTGATCCTGATTCAGCCACGGGTAGCAGGGATGCATTAGCAAAAACTATCTATTCACGCTTGTTTGATTG gctTGTTAATAAAATTAACATTTCTATCGGGCAAGATCCAAACTCTAAGACAATAATTGGAGTTCTTGATATCTATGGGTTTGAAAGCTTTAAGATCAACAG CTTTGAGCAGTTTTGCATCAATTTTACCAATGAAAAGCTGCAACAACATTTCAACCAG caCGTCTTCAAAATGGAACAAGAGGATTATACCAAAGAAGAGATCAACTGGAGTTACATAGAATTTGTTGATAACAAGGATGTGTTGGATCTCATTGAGAAG AAACCTGGAGGAGTCATTGCACTTCTAGATGAAGCATG TATGTTTCCAAAGTCGACACATGAAACATTTGCTCAGAAGCTGTATCAAACGTTCAAGAACAATAAGCGGTTTACCAAACCAAAGCTATCTCGGACCAACTTTGCAATATCACATTATGCTGGAGAG GTAACTTATCAGGCTGACTTGTTCCTTGACAAGAACAAAGATTACGTGGTGGCAGAACATCAGGATCTTTTGATCGCTTCCAGTGATACTTTTGTAGCTGGTCTATTTCCTCGCCTAGCAGAGGAAACATCAAGTAAAACCAAATTTTCTTCCATCGGGTCACGCTTTAAG CTTCAACTTCAATCTTTGATGGAGACACTGAGTTCAACTGAACCTCACTACATCAGATGTGTGAAGCCAAATAATGTACTTAAGCCTGCCATCTTCGAGAATGTGAACGTAATTCAACAATTACGGTGTGGT GGTGTTCTGGAAGCTATTAGAATCAGCTGTGCAGGTTATCCTACCAAGCGGACGTTTTATGAGTTTCTCAATCGTTTTGGTATACTTGCTCCAGAAGTTCTAGAGGGAAA TTATGATGACAAAGTTGCATGCAAAATGCTTCTGGATAAGATAGGCTTAAAGGGTTATGAA TTAGGGAAAACAAAAGTATTCCTTAGAGCTGGGCAGATGGCTGAGTTAGATGCAAGAAGAGCTGAGGTTCTTGGAAATGCGGCTAGGAGAATCCAAAGGCAAAGCCGTACTTTCATCGCACGTAAAGAATTCCGTGCTCTACGTGGAGCTGCTATCGTATTACAGTCCAACTGCCGAG GCAAATTGGCGTGCAACCTTTATGAGGAAATGCGACGCCAGGCAGCAGCAGTAAATATTCAGAAGGGTTTCAGAAGACATACTGCCAGAGAATCTTACTTAAGAGTTAGACATTCAGCAATAACAGTTCAAACAGCACTAAGGGGAATGGTTGCTCGCAATGAGTTCAGGTTCAGAAAGGAAATGAAGGCTGCTACTATTATTCAG GCTCGTCTTCGTAGTCACCTCGCACATTCTTACTACAAGAAGCTCCAAAAAGCTGCCCTTTCCACACAATGTGGCTGGAGGAGCAGGGTTGCACGAAAAGAATTGAGGACACTTAAaatg GCCGCACGAGACACAGGAGCCCTTAGAGAGGCGAAAGACAAACTTGAAAAGCGTGTTGAAGAATTAACATGGCGTTTACAATTAGAGAAGCGACAGAGA ACTGAGCTAGAACAAACAAAAGCCCAAGAATTTGCAAAACAACAGGAGGCTTTGCAAGCAATGCGGTTACAAGTTGAGGAAGCAAACGCTGCCGTAATTAGAGAGCGGGAGGCTGCAAGGAAAGCTATTGAAGAAGCACCTCCAGTCATTAAGGAGACTCCGGTATTGGTTGAGGATACTGAAAAAATCAATTCATTAATATCAGAGGTGGAGGCTCTAAAG GCTTCACTTCAGGCTGAACGACAAGCAGCCGAAAACTTGAAAAAAGCTTTCTCAGAGGCAGAAGCTAGAAATTCCGAGCTGGCCACAGAGCTTGAAAATGCTACGAGAAAAGCAGATCAGCTACATGAATCAGTACAAAG ACTAGAAGAGAAGCTTACCAATTCAGAGTCAGAAATCCAAGTACTCAGGCAACAGGCACTTGCTATATCGCCAACCAGCAGATCTATGCCTGCGCGATCAAAAACAATGCTTTTACCG AGAACTCCAGAGAATGGAAATCTTCTTAATGGAGAAACAAAGACTACACCG GACATGACTCTTGCTGTACGGGAACCAGAGTCTGAGGAGAAACCACAGAAATATCTGAATGAAAGGCAGCAG GAAAACCAGGATCTACTAGTCAAGTGTATCTCACAAAATCTTGGATACGCTGGGGGCAAGCCTGTTGCTGCATGTGTCATATACAAATGTCTCCTTCACTGGAGATCATTTGAAGTCGAAAGAACTAGCGTCTTTGACCGTATCATTCAAACAATTGCTTCTGCCATTGAA GTCCCAGATAACAATGAGGTTTTGGCGTATTGGTTATCTAACTCAGCCACTTTATTATTGCTTCTGCAACGCACACTCAAAGCAACTGGCGCAGCTAGTTTAACGCCGCAGAGACGAAGAACAACATCAGCATCCCTTTTTGGAAGGATGTCACAA GGATTAAGGGGATCTCCTCAAAGTGCTGGACTCTCTTTTCTGAATAGACAAGGGCTCACCAAGCTTGACGACTTGAGGCAAGTTGAAGCAAAGTACCCCGCACTACTTTTCAAGCAGCAGCTTACTGCATTCCTCGAAAAGATATATGGAATGATCAGAGATAACCTAAAGAAAGAGATATCTCCTCTCCTTGGCTTATGTATACAG GCACCAAGGACATCAAGGGCAAGTTTGGTGAAAGGGAGAGCACAAGCAAATGCTGTTGCTCAACAAGCTCTGATTGCCCATTGGCAAAGTATTAGGAAAAGCCTAAACAGTTACTTGAAcctaatgaaaacaaataat GCTCCACCCTTCTTAGTCCGCAAAGTATTCACACAAATATTCTCCTTCATCAACGTTCAGCTTTTCAACAG TCTTCTTCTACGTCGTGAGTGTTGCTCATTCAGCAATGGGGAGTACGTTAAAGCAGGTTTGGCTGAATTAGAGCAGTGGTGTGTGGAGGCTACTGATGAA TATGCTGGCTCAGCTTGGGATGAGTTGAGGCATATTAGGCAGGCTGTTGGCTTCCTG GTTATTCAtcaaaaaccgaaaaaaacATTAGATGAAATTACAAGAGAACTCTGTCCG GTGCTAAGTATACAGCAGCTATACAGAATAAGTACAATGTACTGGGATGACAAATATGGCACTCATAGTGTTTCGTCAGAT GTTATTGCAAACATGAGAGTTATGATGACAGAGGACTCGAACAATGCCGTAAGCAGCTCTTTCCTTTTGGACGATGACTCGAG CATTCCATTCACGGTTGAAGACATATCAAAATCAATGCAACAAGTGGATGTAAATGACATTGAACCTCCTCAACTTATCCGTGAAAACTCGGGTTTCGGATTCTTACTCACACGTAAAGAAGGCAGTACATCGTAA
- the LOC104706392 gene encoding myosin-17 isoform X1, translated as MVGPVNIIVGSHVWIEDPGVAWIDGEVVKINGEEVHAQTTNGKTVVANMANVYPKDTEAPPGGVDDMTKLSYLHEPGVLNNLAMRYELNEIYTYTGNILIAVNPFQRLPHLYDTHMMEQYKGAGFGELSPHVFAIAEVAYRAMINEGKSNSILVSGESGAGKTETTKMLMRYLAYLGGRSGVEGRTVEQQVLESNPVLEAFGNAKTLRNNNSSRFGKFVELQFDNCGRISGAAVRTYLLERSRVCQISDPERNYHCFYLLCAAPPEEREKFKLGDPKLFHYLNQSKCYKLDGVDDTEEYLATRRAMDIVGISEEEQDAIFRVVAAILHLGNVNFAKGKEIDSSVLKDDKSRYHLDVCAELLRCDAKKMEDALIKRVMVTPEEVITRTLDPDSATGSRDALAKTIYSRLFDWLVNKINISIGQDPNSKTIIGVLDIYGFESFKINSFEQFCINFTNEKLQQHFNQHVFKMEQEDYTKEEINWSYIEFVDNKDVLDLIEKKPGGVIALLDEACMFPKSTHETFAQKLYQTFKNNKRFTKPKLSRTNFAISHYAGEVTYQADLFLDKNKDYVVAEHQDLLIASSDTFVAGLFPRLAEETSSKTKFSSIGSRFKLQLQSLMETLSSTEPHYIRCVKPNNVLKPAIFENVNVIQQLRCGGVLEAIRISCAGYPTKRTFYEFLNRFGILAPEVLEGNYDDKVACKMLLDKIGLKGYELGKTKVFLRAGQMAELDARRAEVLGNAARRIQRQSRTFIARKEFRALRGAAIVLQSNCRGKLACNLYEEMRRQAAAVNIQKGFRRHTARESYLRVRHSAITVQTALRGMVARNEFRFRKEMKAATIIQARLRSHLAHSYYKKLQKAALSTQCGWRSRVARKELRTLKMAARDTGALREAKDKLEKRVEELTWRLQLEKRQRTELEQTKAQEFAKQQEALQAMRLQVEEANAAVIREREAARKAIEEAPPVIKETPVLVEDTEKINSLISEVEALKASLQAERQAAENLKKAFSEAEARNSELATELENATRKADQLHESVQRLEEKLTNSESEIQVLRQQALAISPTSRSMPARSKTMLLPRTPENGNLLNGETKTTPDMTLAVREPESEEKPQKYLNERQQENQDLLVKCISQNLGYAGGKPVAACVIYKCLLHWRSFEVERTSVFDRIIQTIASAIEVPDNNEVLAYWLSNSATLLLLLQRTLKATGAASLTPQRRRTTSASLFGRMSQGLRGSPQSAGLSFLNRQGLTKLDDLRQVEAKYPALLFKQQLTAFLEKIYGMIRDNLKKEISPLLGLCIQAPRTSRASLVKGRAQANAVAQQALIAHWQSIRKSLNSYLNLMKTNNAPPFLVRKVFTQIFSFINVQLFNSLLLRRECCSFSNGEYVKAGLAELEQWCVEATDEYAGSAWDELRHIRQAVGFLVIHQKPKKTLDEITRELCPVLSIQQLYRISTMYWDDKYGTHSVSSDVIANMRVMMTEDSNNAVSSSFLLDDDSSIPFTVEDISKSMQQVDVNDIEPPQLIRENSGFGFLLTRKEGSTS; from the exons ATG GTTGGCCCAGTCAATATAATAGTTGGTTCTCATGTTTGGATTGAAGATCCAGGAGTTGCATGGATTGACGGAGAGGTTGTCAAAATTAATGGCGAAGAAGTTCATGCACAGACCACAAACGGGAAGACC GTTGTGGCAAATATGGCAAACGTATATCCAAAGGATACAGAGGCACCCCCTGGGGGAGTTGATGACATGACAAAGCTCTCATATTTACATGAACCAGGTGTTTTGAATAACTTGGCCATGAGATACGAGTTGAATGAAATTTAT ACATATACTGGAAACATCTTGATTGCTGTAAATCCGTTCCAAAGGTTACCACATCTCTATGATACTCATATGATGGAGCAGTATAAAGGAGCAGGTTTTGGGGAACTAAGCCCTCATGTGTTTGCTATTGCAGAAGTTGCTTACAG GGCGATGATCAATGAGGGAAAGAGCAACTCAATTCTGGTAAGTGGGGAAAGTGGTGCTGGTAAGACTGAGACCACAAAGATGCTTATGCGCTACCTTGCTTACCTTGGTGGTCGATCGGGCGTTGAAGGAAGGACAGTGGAACAGCAAGTTCTGGAG TCAAATCCAGTTCTTGAAGCTTTTGGAAACGCCAAAACACTCAGGAATAACAATTCCAG TCGATTTGGAAAGTTTGTCGAGCTTCAGTTTGACAATTGTGGGAGAATATCTGGAGCGGCTGTGCGAACATATTTGTTGGAAAGGTCTCGAGTGTGTCAAATATCAGATCCTGAAAGAAATTACCACTGTTTTTACCTTTTATGTGCTGCGCCACCTGAG GAAAGAGAAAAGTTCAAGTTGGGAGATCCTAAGTTATTTCATTACTTAAATCAATCAAAGTGCTATAAACTGGATGGAGTGGATGACACCGAGGAATATCTCGCTACCCGACGAGCTATGGATATTGTTGGTATCAGTGAAGAGGAACAG GATGCAATTTTTAGAGTTGTTGCTGCAATCCTGCATCTAGGTAATGTCAATTTTGCGAAAGGAAAAGAGATTGACTCCTCAGTTTTGAAGGATGACAAATCAAGATATCATCTGGATGTATGTGCTGAACTTCTTAG GTGTGATGCAAAGAAAATGGAAGATGCATTGATAAAACGTGTAATGGTGACACCAGAAGAGGTTATTACAAGAACACTTGATCCTGATTCAGCCACGGGTAGCAGGGATGCATTAGCAAAAACTATCTATTCACGCTTGTTTGATTG gctTGTTAATAAAATTAACATTTCTATCGGGCAAGATCCAAACTCTAAGACAATAATTGGAGTTCTTGATATCTATGGGTTTGAAAGCTTTAAGATCAACAG CTTTGAGCAGTTTTGCATCAATTTTACCAATGAAAAGCTGCAACAACATTTCAACCAG caCGTCTTCAAAATGGAACAAGAGGATTATACCAAAGAAGAGATCAACTGGAGTTACATAGAATTTGTTGATAACAAGGATGTGTTGGATCTCATTGAGAAG AAACCTGGAGGAGTCATTGCACTTCTAGATGAAGCATG TATGTTTCCAAAGTCGACACATGAAACATTTGCTCAGAAGCTGTATCAAACGTTCAAGAACAATAAGCGGTTTACCAAACCAAAGCTATCTCGGACCAACTTTGCAATATCACATTATGCTGGAGAG GTAACTTATCAGGCTGACTTGTTCCTTGACAAGAACAAAGATTACGTGGTGGCAGAACATCAGGATCTTTTGATCGCTTCCAGTGATACTTTTGTAGCTGGTCTATTTCCTCGCCTAGCAGAGGAAACATCAAGTAAAACCAAATTTTCTTCCATCGGGTCACGCTTTAAG CTTCAACTTCAATCTTTGATGGAGACACTGAGTTCAACTGAACCTCACTACATCAGATGTGTGAAGCCAAATAATGTACTTAAGCCTGCCATCTTCGAGAATGTGAACGTAATTCAACAATTACGGTGTGGT GGTGTTCTGGAAGCTATTAGAATCAGCTGTGCAGGTTATCCTACCAAGCGGACGTTTTATGAGTTTCTCAATCGTTTTGGTATACTTGCTCCAGAAGTTCTAGAGGGAAA TTATGATGACAAAGTTGCATGCAAAATGCTTCTGGATAAGATAGGCTTAAAGGGTTATGAA TTAGGGAAAACAAAAGTATTCCTTAGAGCTGGGCAGATGGCTGAGTTAGATGCAAGAAGAGCTGAGGTTCTTGGAAATGCGGCTAGGAGAATCCAAAGGCAAAGCCGTACTTTCATCGCACGTAAAGAATTCCGTGCTCTACGTGGAGCTGCTATCGTATTACAGTCCAACTGCCGAG GCAAATTGGCGTGCAACCTTTATGAGGAAATGCGACGCCAGGCAGCAGCAGTAAATATTCAGAAGGGTTTCAGAAGACATACTGCCAGAGAATCTTACTTAAGAGTTAGACATTCAGCAATAACAGTTCAAACAGCACTAAGGGGAATGGTTGCTCGCAATGAGTTCAGGTTCAGAAAGGAAATGAAGGCTGCTACTATTATTCAG GCTCGTCTTCGTAGTCACCTCGCACATTCTTACTACAAGAAGCTCCAAAAAGCTGCCCTTTCCACACAATGTGGCTGGAGGAGCAGGGTTGCACGAAAAGAATTGAGGACACTTAAaatg GCCGCACGAGACACAGGAGCCCTTAGAGAGGCGAAAGACAAACTTGAAAAGCGTGTTGAAGAATTAACATGGCGTTTACAATTAGAGAAGCGACAGAGA ACTGAGCTAGAACAAACAAAAGCCCAAGAATTTGCAAAACAACAGGAGGCTTTGCAAGCAATGCGGTTACAAGTTGAGGAAGCAAACGCTGCCGTAATTAGAGAGCGGGAGGCTGCAAGGAAAGCTATTGAAGAAGCACCTCCAGTCATTAAGGAGACTCCGGTATTGGTTGAGGATACTGAAAAAATCAATTCATTAATATCAGAGGTGGAGGCTCTAAAG GCTTCACTTCAGGCTGAACGACAAGCAGCCGAAAACTTGAAAAAAGCTTTCTCAGAGGCAGAAGCTAGAAATTCCGAGCTGGCCACAGAGCTTGAAAATGCTACGAGAAAAGCAGATCAGCTACATGAATCAGTACAAAG ACTAGAAGAGAAGCTTACCAATTCAGAGTCAGAAATCCAAGTACTCAGGCAACAGGCACTTGCTATATCGCCAACCAGCAGATCTATGCCTGCGCGATCAAAAACAATGCTTTTACCG AGAACTCCAGAGAATGGAAATCTTCTTAATGGAGAAACAAAGACTACACCG GACATGACTCTTGCTGTACGGGAACCAGAGTCTGAGGAGAAACCACAGAAATATCTGAATGAAAGGCAGCAG GAAAACCAGGATCTACTAGTCAAGTGTATCTCACAAAATCTTGGATACGCTGGGGGCAAGCCTGTTGCTGCATGTGTCATATACAAATGTCTCCTTCACTGGAGATCATTTGAAGTCGAAAGAACTAGCGTCTTTGACCGTATCATTCAAACAATTGCTTCTGCCATTGAA GTCCCAGATAACAATGAGGTTTTGGCGTATTGGTTATCTAACTCAGCCACTTTATTATTGCTTCTGCAACGCACACTCAAAGCAACTGGCGCAGCTAGTTTAACGCCGCAGAGACGAAGAACAACATCAGCATCCCTTTTTGGAAGGATGTCACAA GGATTAAGGGGATCTCCTCAAAGTGCTGGACTCTCTTTTCTGAATAGACAAGGGCTCACCAAGCTTGACGACTTGAGGCAAGTTGAAGCAAAGTACCCCGCACTACTTTTCAAGCAGCAGCTTACTGCATTCCTCGAAAAGATATATGGAATGATCAGAGATAACCTAAAGAAAGAGATATCTCCTCTCCTTGGCTTATGTATACAG GCACCAAGGACATCAAGGGCAAGTTTGGTGAAAGGGAGAGCACAAGCAAATGCTGTTGCTCAACAAGCTCTGATTGCCCATTGGCAAAGTATTAGGAAAAGCCTAAACAGTTACTTGAAcctaatgaaaacaaataat GCTCCACCCTTCTTAGTCCGCAAAGTATTCACACAAATATTCTCCTTCATCAACGTTCAGCTTTTCAACAG TCTTCTTCTACGTCGTGAGTGTTGCTCATTCAGCAATGGGGAGTACGTTAAAGCAGGTTTGGCTGAATTAGAGCAGTGGTGTGTGGAGGCTACTGATGAA TATGCTGGCTCAGCTTGGGATGAGTTGAGGCATATTAGGCAGGCTGTTGGCTTCCTG GTTATTCAtcaaaaaccgaaaaaaacATTAGATGAAATTACAAGAGAACTCTGTCCG GTGCTAAGTATACAGCAGCTATACAGAATAAGTACAATGTACTGGGATGACAAATATGGCACTCATAGTGTTTCGTCAGAT GTTATTGCAAACATGAGAGTTATGATGACAGAGGACTCGAACAATGCCGTAAGCAGCTCTTTCCTTTTGGACGATGACTCGAG CATTCCATTCACGGTTGAAGACATATCAAAATCAATGCAACAAGTGGATGTAAATGACATTGAACCTCCTCAACTTATCCGTGAAAACTCGGGTTTCGGATTCTTACTCACACGTAAAGAAGGCAGTACATCGTAA
- the LOC104706394 gene encoding glutaredoxin-C4 — protein sequence MTMLRSISMVMLFVTLVTAISMVSSSASSPEAEFVQKTISSHKIVIFSKSYCPYCRKAKSVFRELDQVPYVVELDEREDGGSIQSALGEIVGRRTVPQVFINGKHIGGSDDTVDAYESGELAKLLGITGNKNAEL from the exons aTGACAATGCTTAGATCTATCTCGATGGTAATGTTGTTCGTCACACTTGTTACAGCCATTTCTATGGTGTCCTCTTCTGCTTCATCCCCTGAAGCCGAGTTTGTTCAGAAGACCATCTCTTCCCACAAGATTGTCATCTTCTCCAAATCCTACTGCCC CTATTGCAGGAAAGCTAAATCTGTGTTCAGAGAGCTAGATCAAGTTCCTTATGTTGTGGAGCTTGATGAAAGAG AAGATGGGGGGAGCATCCAATCGGCACTTGGAGAGATTGTTGGAAGGCGAACAGTACCACAGGTCTTCATAAACGGAAAACACATCGGAGGATCAGATG ATACTGTAGATGCGTATGAGAGCGGGGAACTGGCCAAGCTTCTTGGGATTACAGGAAACAAAAATGCTGAACTCTAG
- the LOC104706393 gene encoding PHD finger protein ALFIN-LIKE 5-like produces MEGGGAAHYNRRTVEEVFRDFKGRRAGIIQALTTDVEDFFQQCDPEKENLCLYGFPNEVWEVNLPAEEVPPELPEPALGINFARDGMQEKDWLSLVAVHSDAWLLSVSFYFGSRFGFDKADRKRLFNMMNEVPTVFEVVTGYAKKQTKEKPSSENQNGNKSKSNSKVRGLDDKSLKTIQAKDEEQELEEEEEKEQEEEGEGEEEDEDEDEDEHGETLCGACGDNYASDEFWIGCDKCERWFHGQCVKITPARAEHIKRYKCPSCSNKRARP; encoded by the exons AtggaaggaggaggagctgCGCACTACAACCGTCGAACTGTCGAAGAAGTCTTCCGAGATTTCAAGGGCCGTCGAGCTGGCATCATCCAAGCTCTCACCACtg atgtGGAAGATTTTTTCCAGCAATGTGATCCTG AGAAGGAGAATCTTTGCTTGTATGGATTCCCTAATGAAGTTTGGGAAGTTAACTTACCAGCTGAAGAAGTTCCACCAGAGCTCCCCGAACCTGCACTCGGCATTAACTTTGCCAGAGATGGAATGCAGGAAAAAGACTGGCTTTCTCTCGTTGCTGTCCACAGTGATGCGTGGTTGCTTTCTGTCTCCTTTTACTTCGGTTCAAGATTTGGTTTCGATAAAGCGGACAG GAAGCGATTGTTCAACATGATGAATGAAGTTCCTACTGTATTTGAAGTTGTAACTGGATATgcgaaaaaacaaacaaaggaaaagccctcttcagaaaatcaaaatggCAACAAATCcaagtcaaattcaaaagtG AGAGGTTTAGATGACAAAAGTTTAAAGACGATACAGGCGAAGGACGAGGAACAAGAattagaggaagaggaagagaaagagcaagaggaagagggagagggagaggaagaggatgaggatgaggatgaagatgaacacGGTGAAACCCTGTGTGGAGCTTGTGGAGATAACTATGCTTCTGATGAATTTTGGATTGGCTGTGACAAGTGCGAGAGATGGTTCCACGGTCAGTGTGTGAAGATCACTCCTGCTAGAGCTGAGCATATCAAGCGTTACAAGTGCCCTTCTTGCAGCAACAAAAGAGCACGGCCCTAA
- the LOC104706395 gene encoding protein bem46-like, with protein sequence MVTYVSALFYGVGGIVVAGVALLVAFQEKLVYVPVLPGLSKAYPITPARLNLNYEDVWLQSSDGVRLHAWFIKMFPDCRGPTILFFQENAGNIAHRLEMVRIMIQKLKCNVFMLSYRGYGASDGYPSQHGLTKDAQAALDHLSQRTDIDTSRIVVFGRSLGGAVGALLTKNNPDKVSALILENTFTSILDMAGVLLPFLKWFIGGSGTKSLKLLNFVVRSPWKTIDAIGEVKQPVLFLSGLQDEMVPPFHMKLLYAKAAARNPQCTFVEFPNGMHMDTWLSGGDLYWKTNVQFLEKHAAEKGRTIGEGK encoded by the exons atgGTGACGTACGTGAGCGCGTTGTTCTACGGAGTAGGAGGGATAGTCGTCGCCGGAGTGGCGCTGCTCGTAGCTTTCCAGGAGAAGCTTGTCTACGTACCGGTTCTTCCTGGTTTGAGCAAGGCTTATCCGATCACTCCCGCTAGGCTCAATCTCAACTACGAGGACGTTTGGCTTCAATCATCCGATGGCGTACGCCTCCACGCTTGGTTCATCAAGATGTTCCCCGATTGTCGAG GTCCGACCATTCTATTTTTCCAAGAAAATGCCGGAA ACATCGCTCATCGTCTGGAGATGGTTCGCATCATGATACAAAAACTGAAGTGCAATGTATTCATGCTTTCATATCGCGG CTATGGGGCAAGTGATGGTTATCCTTCACAACATGGACTCACAAAAGATGCTCAG GCCGCATTGGATCACCTTTCTCAAAGGACTGACATTGATACATCTAGAATAGTTGTATTTGGAAGGTCCCTTGGGGGAGCTGTTGGAGCTTTGCTTACCAAGAACAATCCAGATAAG GTATCTGCATTGATTCTGGAAAACACTTTCACTTCCATTCTTGATATGGCTGGCGTTTTGCTGCCGTTCTTAAAGTGGTTTATTGGAGGAAGTGGTACGAAAAGCCTGAAGCTTCTTAATTTTGTTGTACGCTCCCCCTGGAAAACAATTGATGCTATTGGTGAG GTCAAACAGCCGGTGCTTTTCCTCTCTGGACTGCAAGATGAGATGGTCCCTCCATTTCACATGAAATTGCTGTATGCGAAAGCAGCTGCCCGTAATCCTCAGTGCACCTTTGTGGAGTTTCCAAATGGGATGCATATGGATACATGGCTTTCTGGTGGTGACCTTTACTGGAAAACAAACGTGCAGTTTCTTGAAAAGCATGCGGCTGAGAAAGGAAGGACGATAGGG GAAGGTAAATGA